A stretch of DNA from Brevibacillus ruminantium:
TACACAAAAACGGTTGCACGATAGTGCTTTTTCTTCCAATCTCATCTCGTTTGTCAAAAAATGTTGTTGCTGTGAAGGTACAAATTTCAATTTCGACCTAGATCAAACTCATTTCTCATGGCAAAATAGAGAGTAAGCTAAATATTTTGGCAATCGCCCGGACAAGTTGCAAGCGTTTTCATAGTACGGACGATTGGTCAGTGAGAGGAGCGTTGCCATGCGAAAAGTATTGATTGCCAATCGCGGTGAAATCGCCAGACGGATCATTCGCACCTGCCGTGAGCAGGGAGTCGGGACAGTCGCGGTGTTTTCAGATGCAGACAAGGACCTTCCGTTTGTGCGTGAGGCAGATGAGGCTGTACACATCGGGCCACCCCCGGTGCCGCACAGCTATCTCAATGTGGAGGCGATCATTGCTGCCGCCAAACAGACCCAGGCCGATGCGATTCACCCCGGCTATGGACTGCTGTCGGAAAATGCAGCGTTTGCACGTCGCTGCGAGGAAGAAGGGCTGCTTTTCATTGGTCCAACGCCTGAGGTGATTGCCCAGATGGGGGATAAATTGACGGCGCGCAACGTGATGCAAGCAGCTGGTGTGCCCATCGTGCCTGGCTTCCAGGAACCAGCAGAGACTGCCGATGAAGCGGCTTCCATGGCGGCTGAGATCGGCTACCCGGTGATGCTCAAAGCGAGCGCGGGCGGCGGCGGTATTGGCATGCAGATCTGTTATCAGGAAGAAGACCTGCGTCAAGCCTATCAGTCAGCAAAAGGCAGGGCAAAAGCTTACTTCGGCAATGATGCGATGTACGTGGAGCGTTATGTAGATGAGCCGCGTCATATCGAAGTGCAGATTGCCGGAGATATGCATGGCAACGTACTGCATATCCTGGAGAGAGAGTGCTCCATTCAGCGAAGACATCAAAAAGTGCTGGAGGAAAGTCCATCTCCTTTTCTGGACGCCGACACCAGGGAGAGACTTTGCGCTGCAGCCGTTCAGGCAGCACGGGCGGTAGGCTATACAGGCGTGGGAACGGTTGAATTTATCGTAGATGGAAGCAAGCAGTTTTACTTTCTGGAAATGAACACCCGTTTGCAGGTAGAACACCCTGTTACAGAGGAGATGACCGGACTTGATCTGGTTGCCATGCAGCTCGATATTGCCCGCGGAAAACCGCTTGCGCTAAAGCAGGCAGAAATCAAGGCAATCCGGCATGCAATCGAGCTTCGCATCTACGCCGAGGACCCGGTTACCTTCATGCCTTCTCCCGGAACCATCACGCTGTATCAACCGCCGGAGCTGGAAGGGATTCGAATCGACGACGGTGTGGAGACGGGGACACAGGTAACTCCGTTTTACGATCCCATGATTGCCAAGGTGATTGCATCTGGGGCAGACCGGGCTGAAGCCATCGAGCAAGCCAAGAAGGCATTGGAGCAATTTATCATTACCGGTATTAAAACGAACCTTCCCTTTTTGCTGGAGGTACTCGAAGACGAGCTTTTCGTGAAAGGAACCTACACGACCCGCTTCATTCAGGAGCGCAAACAAAAATCAGTCTAAGGAGTGCAATCACTATGAAGAACGTGACAGCGACAATGGCAGGTACCATCATTAACATCCTGGTGCAAAAGGGAGATCAAGTACAGGCAGGCCAAGACGTCATCGTGCTGGAGTCGATGAAGATGGAAGTGCCGGTGCAGGCAGAAGCCGATGGTGTGGTGACGGAAATCAAGGGCAACATTGGTGATTTTGTCAATGACGGAGATGTGATCATCACGCTGGAATAGTTTTGGTCTGTATCTAAACTGAGCGCCCGCTAGGAGAGGGGGAGAACCATGCAGATACAAGTGGTGGAGGTAGGACCTCGTGATGGTCTGCAGAACGAGAAAGAACTGCTCTCTACAAGTGACAAGATTCGATTGATCGAAATGCTTGCAGAAGCAGGCCTGCAGAGAGTGGAAGCAAGCTCTTTTGTCAATCCGCGGTGGATTCCTCAACTGGCTGATGCCGGTGAGGTTTGCAAATCGCTTCCACGAGATTCGCGTGTGACGTACAGTGCTCTTGTGCCAAACCTGAAAGGACTGGAGAGAGCCAGAGAGTGTGGCTTGACCGAGGTGGCGGTCTTTATGTCCGCATCGGAGACGCATAATTTGAAAAATATCAACAAATCTATGGCAGAGACATTCCCCATACTCCGGGAGGTCGCCCGGGAAGCGCTCGCCCTGGGCATGCGCGTCCGCGGTTATGTATCCACTGTTTTTGGCTGTCCTTATGAAGGGCATGTACCTGTGGAGAATAGTCGCCGGGTGACCGAGGAGCTGGTATCCATGGGAGTGTACGAGATTTCGATTGGCGATACCATTGGTGTAGCGACACCGCTGCAAGTACATGAGGTTTTTGCGACGCTTGTGAAAGATGTTACGACTGAGCGCTTGGCCGGTCACTTCCACGATACGCGAGGCACCGGTCTAGCAAATGTAACAGCCGCATTGGACGAAGGGATTCGTGTTTTCGACAGCTCCATCGGGGGGCTGGGCGGCTGCCCGTATGCACCGGGAGCGTCAGGCAACATTTCGACGGAGGATCTGGTGTACATGCTTCATGGGATGGGATATGAAACCAGGATTGACCTGGAGAAATTGACGGAGGCTGGTGCGTACATCCAAAAATTGCTCGGGCGCGTACTGCCGTCAAAGGTTCTCCAGGCTTCCCTCGCCCAGAAGCAGGAGCAGCCGAAACAGACCTGACCATCAGAAGCGAGGACAGTCGGGAAGTTCCCTGACCATCGAAAGCGGAAGTGGTAAAGAAAAACGGAGCCACAGCAAAAACAGCGGCAAGTAACCCTTGGCAGAGGGAGGATAAGCATGAGCATTTTGTTTCAGCAGGACGGGACGGTCGGTATTTTGACGATCAACCGTCCGGATGTTTTCAACTGTCTCAATCTGGATACTCTGCTTGCGATAAGGCAGAAGGTTGCGGAGGTGGCACTAGATCGTGAGGTGCGTGTGCTGATTGTCACCGGAGCGGGTGATCGGGCTTTTTGTTCCGGAGCCGATCTGAAAGAGCGGCGTTCCATGAGCGATCAGCAAGTTCAGCACTATATTAGAACCATCCGCGACACGTTCAGTGATCTGGAAAAACTGTCCAAACCGGTGATAGCTGCCATCAATGGCCTGGCACTGGGCGGAGGAACGGAACTGGCGATCGCTTGCGATTTGCGGATTATGAGCGAAGCAGCACAAATGGGGCTGACCGAGACGTCGCTCGGGATTATTCCCGGAGCGGGCGGCACCCAGAGACTTCCGCGGCTGATCGGCAAGGGGAAGGCAAAAGAGTTGATTTTCACGGCTCGACGTGTAGTTGCCGAGGAGGCGCTTGCGATC
This window harbors:
- a CDS encoding acetyl-CoA carboxylase biotin carboxylase subunit; protein product: MRKVLIANRGEIARRIIRTCREQGVGTVAVFSDADKDLPFVREADEAVHIGPPPVPHSYLNVEAIIAAAKQTQADAIHPGYGLLSENAAFARRCEEEGLLFIGPTPEVIAQMGDKLTARNVMQAAGVPIVPGFQEPAETADEAASMAAEIGYPVMLKASAGGGGIGMQICYQEEDLRQAYQSAKGRAKAYFGNDAMYVERYVDEPRHIEVQIAGDMHGNVLHILERECSIQRRHQKVLEESPSPFLDADTRERLCAAAVQAARAVGYTGVGTVEFIVDGSKQFYFLEMNTRLQVEHPVTEEMTGLDLVAMQLDIARGKPLALKQAEIKAIRHAIELRIYAEDPVTFMPSPGTITLYQPPELEGIRIDDGVETGTQVTPFYDPMIAKVIASGADRAEAIEQAKKALEQFIITGIKTNLPFLLEVLEDELFVKGTYTTRFIQERKQKSV
- a CDS encoding acetyl-CoA carboxylase biotin carboxyl carrier protein subunit; protein product: MKNVTATMAGTIINILVQKGDQVQAGQDVIVLESMKMEVPVQAEADGVVTEIKGNIGDFVNDGDVIITLE
- a CDS encoding hydroxymethylglutaryl-CoA lyase — its product is MQIQVVEVGPRDGLQNEKELLSTSDKIRLIEMLAEAGLQRVEASSFVNPRWIPQLADAGEVCKSLPRDSRVTYSALVPNLKGLERARECGLTEVAVFMSASETHNLKNINKSMAETFPILREVAREALALGMRVRGYVSTVFGCPYEGHVPVENSRRVTEELVSMGVYEISIGDTIGVATPLQVHEVFATLVKDVTTERLAGHFHDTRGTGLANVTAALDEGIRVFDSSIGGLGGCPYAPGASGNISTEDLVYMLHGMGYETRIDLEKLTEAGAYIQKLLGRVLPSKVLQASLAQKQEQPKQT
- a CDS encoding enoyl-CoA hydratase-related protein — protein: MSILFQQDGTVGILTINRPDVFNCLNLDTLLAIRQKVAEVALDREVRVLIVTGAGDRAFCSGADLKERRSMSDQQVQHYIRTIRDTFSDLEKLSKPVIAAINGLALGGGTELAIACDLRIMSEAAQMGLTETSLGIIPGAGGTQRLPRLIGKGKAKELIFTARRVVAEEALAIGLVNQVTAPDQLMSAALAMAQQIAENAPIALAQAKFAIDHGLEADLATGLAMESNAYQVLIPTRDRREGLEAFKEKRKPEYRGE